In Streptococcus sp. SN-1, a single genomic region encodes these proteins:
- a CDS encoding ABC transporter permease — protein MKKFANLYLGLVFLVLYLPIFYLIGYAFNAGNDMNSFTGFSLSHFKTMFGDGRLMLIVTQTFFLAFLSALIATIIGTFGAIYIYQSRKKYQEAFLSLNNILMVAPDVMIGASFLILFTQLKFSLGFLTVLSSHVAFSIPIVVLMVLPRLKEMNGDMIHAAYDLGASQFQMFKEIMLPYLTPSIIAGYFMAFTYSLDDFAVTFFVTGNGFSTLSVEIYSRARKGISLEINALSALVFLFSIILVVGYYFISREKEEQA, from the coding sequence ATGAAAAAATTTGCCAACCTTTATCTGGGACTGGTCTTTCTTGTCCTCTACCTGCCGATTTTTTACCTGATTGGTTATGCTTTTAACGCAGGCAACGACATGAATAGCTTTACAGGTTTTAGCTTGAGCCATTTTAAAACCATGTTTGGCGATGGTCGCCTTATGTTGATTGTGACTCAGACCTTTTTCTTAGCATTTTTATCAGCCTTGATAGCGACCATTATCGGGACTTTTGGTGCCATTTACATCTACCAGTCTCGTAAGAAATACCAAGAAGCCTTTCTATCACTCAATAATATCCTCATGGTTGCGCCTGATGTTATGATTGGTGCCAGCTTCTTGATTCTCTTTACCCAACTCAAGTTTTCACTTGGCTTTTTGACCGTTCTTTCTAGTCACGTAGCCTTCTCCATTCCTATCGTGGTCTTGATGGTTTTGCCTCGTCTTAAGGAAATGAACGGTGACATGATTCATGCGGCCTATGACCTTGGTGCCAGTCAATTTCAGATGTTCAAGGAAATCATGCTTCCTTACCTGACTCCGTCTATCATTGCAGGTTATTTCATGGCCTTCACCTATTCGTTAGATGACTTTGCCGTGACCTTCTTTGTGACGGGAAATGGCTTTTCAACCTTGTCAGTCGAGATTTACTCTCGTGCTCGTAAGGGGATTTCCTTAGAAATCAATGCCCTGTCTGCCCTTGTCTTTCTCTTTAGTATTATCCTAGTTGTTGGATATTACTTTATCTCACGTGAGAAGGAGGAGCAAGCATGA
- a CDS encoding ABC transporter ATP-binding protein, whose translation MKKPIIEFKNVSKVFEDSNTKVLKDINFELEEGKFYTLLGASGSGKSTILNIIAGLLDATTGDIMLDGVRINDIPTNKRDVHTVFQSYALFPHMNVFENVAFPLRLRKIDKKEIEKRVAEVLKMVQLEGYEKRSIRKLSGGQRQRVAIARAIINQPRVVLLDEPLSALDLKLRTDMQYELRELQQRLGITFVFVTHDQEEALAMSDWIFVMNDGEIVQSGTPVDIYDEPINHFVATFIGESNILPGIMIEDYLVEFNGKRFEAVDGGMKPNEPVEVVIRPEDLRITLPEEGKLQVKVDTQLFRGVHYEIIAYDELGNEWMIHSTRKAIVGEEIGLDFEPEDIHIMRLNETEEEFDARIEEYVEIEEQEAGLINAIEEERDEENKL comes from the coding sequence TTGAAAAAACCAATTATTGAATTCAAAAACGTCTCAAAAGTTTTTGAAGACAGCAACACCAAGGTTCTCAAAGATATCAACTTTGAGTTGGAAGAAGGGAAATTTTATACCCTTTTAGGCGCATCTGGGTCAGGGAAATCAACCATCCTAAATATTATCGCAGGTCTACTGGATGCGACGACAGGAGATATCATGCTAGACGGTGTCCGAATTAATGATATTCCAACCAACAAGCGAGACGTCCATACGGTCTTCCAATCCTATGCCTTGTTCCCACATATGAATGTGTTTGAAAATGTTGCCTTTCCACTTCGCTTGCGTAAAATTGACAAGAAAGAAATCGAGAAACGCGTAGCGGAAGTTCTCAAGATGGTTCAGTTGGAAGGTTACGAAAAACGTTCTATCCGTAAACTTTCTGGAGGACAACGTCAGCGTGTGGCAATTGCCCGTGCCATCATCAACCAACCCCGTGTGGTCTTGCTGGACGAGCCTCTGTCAGCGCTGGACTTGAAATTAAGAACAGATATGCAGTACGAACTGCGTGAACTGCAACAACGATTGGGCATTACCTTTGTCTTTGTCACTCACGATCAGGAAGAAGCCTTGGCTATGAGTGACTGGATTTTTGTCATGAATGATGGCGAGATTGTCCAGTCTGGAACACCTGTGGACATCTACGATGAGCCGATTAACCATTTTGTTGCGACCTTTATCGGTGAGTCAAATATCTTGCCAGGAATCATGATTGAGGACTACTTGGTTGAGTTCAACGGCAAACGCTTTGAAGCGGTCGATGGTGGGATGAAGCCAAATGAACCTGTTGAGGTCGTGATTCGTCCAGAGGACTTGCGGATTACCCTTCCTGAAGAAGGCAAGCTCCAAGTTAAGGTGGATACCCAGCTCTTCCGTGGGGTTCACTATGAAATTATCGCCTATGACGAACTTGGGAATGAATGGATGATCCACTCGACTCGTAAGGCCATCGTGGGTGAGGAAATCGGTCTGGACTTTGAACCAGAAGACATCCATATCATGCGTCTCAACGAAACTGAAGAAGAGTTCGATGCTCGTATTGAGGAGTACGTAGAAATCGAAGAGCAAGAAGCAGGTCTGATCAATGCAATCGAGGAGGAAAGAGATGAAGAAAACAAGCTCTAA
- the budA gene encoding acetolactate decarboxylase produces MDKNVQEPVKLFQYNTLGALMAGLYGGTMTVGELLEHGDLGLGTLDSIDGELIVLDGKAYQAKGSGEQPEIVEVSPDALIPYAAVVPHQAEVIFRQRFEMTDKELEERIESYYDGENLFRSIKIRGEFSHMHVRMIPKSTPDTKFAEVATHQPEYSRDNVAGTIVGFWTPEIFHGVSVAGYHLHFISDDLTFGGHVMDFVIKEGIIEVGAVDQLDQRFPVQDRQYLFAKFNVDEMKKDIEKAE; encoded by the coding sequence ATGGATAAGAACGTGCAGGAACCAGTGAAATTATTTCAATACAATACCCTTGGAGCCTTGATGGCAGGCCTTTATGGTGGTACCATGACAGTAGGAGAATTGCTAGAGCATGGTGACCTTGGTTTGGGAACCTTGGATTCCATTGATGGAGAATTGATTGTCTTGGATGGCAAGGCTTATCAAGCCAAAGGCTCAGGAGAGCAACCGGAAATTGTAGAAGTGTCACCAGATGCCCTTATTCCTTACGCAGCAGTGGTACCGCATCAGGCAGAGGTCATTTTCCGCCAGCGCTTTGAGATGACAGACAAGGAATTGGAAGAGCGAATCGAGTCTTATTATGACGGGGAAAATCTTTTTCGCTCAATTAAGATTCGTGGCGAATTTTCACATATGCATGTACGCATGATTCCTAAGTCGACACCAGATACCAAGTTTGCTGAGGTCGCAACCCATCAACCGGAATATAGTCGCGACAATGTAGCAGGGACCATCGTTGGTTTCTGGACGCCAGAGATTTTCCATGGGGTCAGTGTGGCAGGCTATCATCTACACTTCATCTCAGATGATTTGACCTTCGGTGGGCATGTTATGGACTTTGTCATCAAGGAAGGCATTATCGAGGTGGGAGCGGTTGACCAGTTGGACCAACGTTTTCCAGTCCAAGACCGTCAATACTTGTTTGCTAAGTTCAATGTTGACGAGATGAAAAAAGATATTGAAAAGGCAGAATAG
- a CDS encoding tetratricopeptide repeat protein — protein sequence MDSKIDTAWNLFLEGKISEAKKLVEQDFSIDTCTDFSLLNLMGYLLLAEKDYVSCTHIFEKYILLAQQNEDKDNEHIGLHQLAMIYRDQGDFHTALKLIEDEEKIVEEYFLNDNLKKAVNNYEQGYVRFKLNNLDEALTFMNLSLEQSLETDDVISQACSHRGLGEIYLALEDTELSNTHFKQAIELFESAGEFEGIKEIEELINE from the coding sequence ATGGACTCTAAAATTGATACAGCTTGGAACTTGTTTCTGGAAGGAAAAATATCAGAAGCTAAAAAGTTAGTTGAACAAGATTTTTCCATTGATACCTGTACGGATTTTAGTCTTTTAAATTTGATGGGATATTTATTGTTAGCAGAAAAAGACTATGTTTCATGTACCCATATCTTTGAGAAATACATTTTATTGGCGCAACAAAATGAAGATAAAGATAATGAACACATTGGCTTACATCAATTAGCTATGATTTACAGAGATCAGGGGGATTTTCATACGGCTTTAAAACTTATTGAAGATGAAGAGAAGATAGTTGAAGAGTATTTTCTAAATGATAATCTAAAGAAAGCTGTGAATAACTACGAACAGGGCTATGTGAGATTTAAATTAAACAATCTTGATGAGGCCCTTACATTCATGAATCTGTCATTGGAACAATCTTTAGAGACTGATGATGTAATTTCTCAAGCTTGTAGCCATAGAGGGTTAGGTGAAATCTATTTAGCCTTGGAAGATACGGAATTATCCAACACACATTTCAAACAAGCTATAGAACTTTTCGAAAGTGCTGGAGAATTTGAAGGGATAAAGGAAATTGAGGAATTGATTAATGAATGA
- a CDS encoding YhfC family intramembrane metalloprotease, which translates to MTIHIIITMVLLLAFLIGSIWYAKKKYQINLAVLGLGAVAFFVSSQILEKLVHILVLHPQKDGSIALLQDHPIVYIIYGLAMAAFFEETARLVFFKWLEKKRSLEKADALAYGLGHGGLELIFLGLASLLNLYIVLSAVQTQDPQVMQLLSENMLKTIQSLSVWQIYLLGFERILALGFQLLLTVWVYQAVCQKKWIYLLAAYGLHAFFDLAPSLVQVGWLTNPVLVEVVLVLEIVLVAYGTKAIFCKKS; encoded by the coding sequence ATGACCATTCATATTATCATTACCATGGTGCTGTTGCTGGCTTTCTTGATAGGGAGCATTTGGTATGCCAAAAAGAAATACCAGATTAATCTAGCTGTTTTGGGCTTGGGAGCTGTAGCCTTCTTTGTCTCTTCACAGATTTTGGAAAAACTGGTGCATATCTTGGTTTTGCATCCTCAAAAAGACGGTAGTATTGCCCTCTTGCAAGATCATCCAATTGTCTATATCATCTATGGCCTAGCCATGGCAGCATTTTTTGAGGAAACTGCTCGTCTTGTTTTCTTCAAATGGTTGGAGAAAAAGAGAAGTTTGGAAAAGGCAGACGCCTTGGCCTATGGGTTAGGGCATGGTGGTTTGGAATTAATTTTCCTAGGCCTTGCTAGTTTACTCAATCTCTACATCGTGCTTTCGGCGGTTCAAACGCAGGATCCACAGGTCATGCAATTACTGTCTGAAAATATGTTGAAAACTATCCAGTCGCTATCAGTCTGGCAGATTTATTTGCTTGGTTTTGAGAGAATCTTGGCCCTAGGTTTCCAATTACTCTTGACTGTTTGGGTTTACCAAGCTGTTTGCCAGAAGAAATGGATTTATCTCCTAGCAGCCTATGGCCTACATGCCTTCTTTGACTTAGCACCATCTCTAGTCCAAGTTGGCTGGTTGACAAATCCAGTCTTGGTTGAAGTTGTCCTAGTACTAGAGATCGTTCTGGTTGCCTATGGAACAAAGGCTATCTTTTGTAAAAAATCATAA
- a CDS encoding ABC transporter substrate-binding protein has protein sequence MKKLYSFLAGIVAIILVLWGIATHLDSKINSRDSQKLVIYNWGDYIDPELLTQFTEETGIQVQYETFDSNEAMYTKIKQGGTTYDIAIPSEYMINKMKDEDLLVPLDYSKLEGLENIGPEFLNQSFDPGNKFSIPYFWGTLGIVYNETMVDEAPEHWDDLWKPEYKNSIMLFDGAREVLGLGLNSLGYSLNSKDTQQLEETVDKLYKLTPNIKAIVADEMKGYMIQNNAAIGVTFSGEASQMLEKNENLRYVVPTEASNLWFDNMVIPKTVKNQDAAYAFINFMLKPENALKNAEYVGYSTPNLPAKELLPEEKKEDKAFYPDAETMKHLEVYEKFNHKWTGKYSDLFLQFKMYRK, from the coding sequence ATGAAAAAACTCTATTCATTTTTAGCAGGAATTGTAGCCATTATCCTCGTCTTGTGGGGAATTGCGACGCATCTAGACAGTAAAATCAATAGCCGAGATAGTCAAAAACTGGTCATTTACAACTGGGGTGACTATATCGATCCAGAACTCTTGACTCAGTTCACAGAAGAAACAGGAATCCAAGTCCAGTACGAGACTTTTGACTCCAATGAAGCCATGTATACCAAGATCAAGCAGGGTGGAACGACCTACGATATTGCCATTCCTAGTGAATACATGATTAACAAGATGAAGGACGAAGACCTCTTGGTACCGCTTGATTATTCAAAACTTGAAGGTCTTGAAAATATCGGACCAGAGTTTCTCAACCAGTCCTTTGACCCAGGCAATAAATTCTCTATCCCTTACTTCTGGGGAACCTTAGGAATTGTCTACAATGAAACCATGGTAGATGAGGCTCCTGAGCATTGGGACGACCTCTGGAAACCAGAGTATAAGAACTCTATCATGCTCTTTGATGGGGCGCGTGAGGTATTGGGACTGGGTCTCAACTCCCTCGGCTACAGCCTCAACTCCAAGGATACCCAGCAGTTGGAAGAAACAGTGGATAAGCTCTATAAATTGACGCCAAATATCAAGGCCATCGTTGCCGACGAGATGAAGGGTTACATGATTCAGAATAACGCTGCTATCGGAGTGACCTTCTCTGGTGAAGCCAGCCAAATGCTAGAAAAAAATGAAAACCTACGCTATGTGGTACCGACTGAGGCCAGCAACCTTTGGTTTGACAATATGGTCATTCCAAAAACCGTGAAAAACCAAGATGCCGCCTATGCCTTTATCAATTTTATGTTGAAACCTGAAAATGCTCTCAAAAATGCAGAGTATGTCGGCTATTCAACTCCAAACCTACCAGCTAAGGAACTGCTCCCAGAGGAGAAAAAAGAAGACAAGGCCTTCTATCCAGATGCTGAAACCATGAAACACCTAGAAGTTTACGAGAAATTTAACCATAAATGGACAGGCAAATACAGCGACCTCTTCCTACAATTTAAAATGTATCGGAAGTAG
- a CDS encoding PLP-dependent aminotransferase family protein, whose product MKKQSKYQEVVSYLKNGIESGRFPTGSRLPSIRQLSLDFHCSKDTIQRALLELRHEQYLYAKPKSGYYVLEQGQHQDLEIEVTDEHASAYDDFRLCVNETLIGRENYLFNYYENQEGLEDLRQSIHQLLFDQALYCKADQLVLTSGTQQALFILSQISFPSQAKEILVEQPTYHRMNRLLIAQRLAYQTIERGIDGIDLEELEGHFKTGKIKFFYTIPRFHYPLGHSYSEQDKRAILDLAAKYGVYIVEDDYLGDLDSKKGQTFHYLDTEERVIYIKSFSTSLFPALRITALILPNAIKEAFVAYKNILDYDSNLIMQKALSLYIDSQLFEKNRLARLSNQESYQKQLEERLANTPCPLPHFPLYDGLLLDLRQYPKIASLKHSQLDLDFFEKAYLSACPYQFAKVSLDNLENVLNYLKAELE is encoded by the coding sequence ATGAAGAAACAAAGCAAGTACCAAGAGGTCGTATCTTATCTGAAAAACGGTATCGAGTCTGGACGTTTTCCAACGGGAAGTCGCCTACCTTCTATCCGTCAACTGAGCCTTGACTTTCACTGTAGCAAGGACACCATTCAACGCGCCCTACTGGAATTACGGCACGAACAATACCTCTATGCCAAGCCCAAGAGTGGTTACTATGTCCTAGAACAAGGGCAACATCAAGACCTAGAAATTGAGGTTACGGACGAACACGCCAGCGCCTATGACGATTTCCGACTCTGTGTCAATGAAACCTTGATTGGCCGGGAAAACTACCTCTTCAACTACTATGAAAATCAAGAAGGTTTAGAAGACCTAAGACAGTCCATTCACCAACTCCTCTTTGACCAAGCTCTCTACTGCAAGGCTGACCAACTGGTACTGACTTCTGGAACCCAACAAGCCCTTTTTATTCTCTCGCAAATATCCTTTCCTAGCCAAGCAAAGGAAATCTTGGTGGAACAGCCGACCTACCATCGGATGAATCGTCTCTTGATTGCTCAGAGGTTAGCCTATCAAACGATTGAACGAGGCATTGATGGGATTGACTTGGAGGAGCTGGAAGGCCACTTCAAAACAGGAAAGATTAAGTTTTTCTACACCATTCCTCGTTTTCACTATCCTCTGGGGCATTCCTATTCAGAACAGGACAAACGGGCTATTCTTGACTTAGCTGCCAAGTATGGAGTCTATATCGTAGAGGACGACTATCTGGGGGATTTGGACTCTAAAAAGGGCCAGACCTTCCACTATCTGGATACAGAGGAACGCGTTATTTACATAAAGTCCTTCTCAACCAGCCTCTTTCCAGCCCTGAGGATAACAGCACTCATCCTTCCAAATGCTATCAAAGAAGCCTTTGTGGCCTACAAAAATATCCTAGACTACGATAGCAACCTTATCATGCAAAAGGCCCTGTCACTCTATATTGACAGTCAACTATTTGAGAAAAACCGTCTGGCTCGCTTATCCAATCAGGAATCTTACCAAAAACAACTCGAGGAAAGATTAGCTAACACTCCTTGTCCCCTTCCTCATTTTCCCCTATACGATGGTTTATTACTAGATCTGAGACAGTATCCTAAAATTGCCAGTCTCAAACATAGCCAACTGGACTTGGACTTCTTTGAAAAGGCCTATTTGAGCGCCTGCCCTTATCAATTTGCCAAGGTATCCTTAGACAATCTGGAAAATGTTTTAAACTATTTAAAAGCAGAATTGGAATGA
- a CDS encoding ABC transporter permease, with translation MKKTSSKLFVVPYMLWIALFVLAPLVLIFGQSFFNIEGQFSLENYKSYFASQNLTYLKMSFNSVLYAGIVTFVTLLISYPTALFLTRLKHRQLWLMLIILPTWINLLLKAYAFIGIFGQNGSINQFLEFIGIGSQQLLFTDFSFIFVASYIELPFMILPIFNVLDDMDNNLINASYDLGATKWETFRHVIFPLSMNGVRSGVQSVFIPSLSLFMLTRLIGGNRVITLGTAIEQNFLTNDNYGMGSTIGVILILTMFITMWVTKERRER, from the coding sequence ATGAAGAAAACAAGCTCTAAACTCTTTGTAGTGCCCTACATGCTCTGGATCGCCCTCTTTGTGTTGGCACCCTTGGTCTTGATTTTCGGACAATCCTTTTTCAATATTGAAGGACAATTCAGTTTAGAAAACTATAAATCTTACTTTGCGTCACAAAACTTGACCTACCTCAAAATGAGTTTCAACTCAGTGCTTTATGCAGGAATTGTGACCTTTGTGACCTTGCTTATCAGCTATCCGACAGCCCTCTTTTTGACCCGTCTCAAGCACCGTCAACTCTGGCTCATGCTGATTATCCTGCCTACCTGGATCAATTTGCTCCTTAAAGCCTATGCCTTTATCGGAATTTTTGGTCAAAATGGCTCCATTAATCAATTCTTGGAATTTATCGGAATTGGTTCACAACAGTTGCTTTTTACCGATTTCTCCTTTATCTTTGTCGCAAGCTACATCGAGCTTCCCTTTATGATATTGCCAATCTTTAATGTCTTGGATGATATGGACAACAATCTCATCAATGCCAGCTACGACCTCGGTGCGACCAAGTGGGAGACCTTCCGACATGTCATCTTCCCTCTGTCTATGAATGGTGTGCGAAGTGGAGTTCAGTCGGTCTTTATCCCCAGCTTGAGTCTCTTCATGCTGACCCGTTTGATTGGTGGGAACCGTGTTATTACGCTGGGAACGGCTATTGAACAGAATTTCCTAACCAATGACAACTACGGTATGGGTTCAACCATCGGTGTGATTCTCATCCTGACCATGTTCATTACCATGTGGGTGACTAAGGAAAGGAGAGAACGATGA
- the phoU gene encoding phosphate signaling complex protein PhoU: MLRSQFEEDLEKLHNQFYAMGQEVLSQINRTVRAFVTHDRDLAKEVIEDDAEVNEYEVKLEKKSFEMIALQQPVSQDLRTVLTVLKAVSDLERMGDHAVSIAKAAIRMKGEQRIPAVEEEIKRMGRDVKNFVEAALELYLNGSVDQAYEVAAMDEKINHYFDSIRDLATEEIKKNPDAIVTGRDYFQVIAFLERIGDYAKNICEWVVYFETGKIVEL; this comes from the coding sequence ATGTTACGTTCTCAATTTGAAGAAGATTTAGAGAAATTGCACAACCAGTTCTACGCTATGGGACAAGAAGTGCTATCCCAAATCAATCGTACGGTGCGTGCCTTTGTTACGCATGACCGTGATTTGGCCAAAGAAGTCATCGAAGACGATGCAGAAGTAAACGAATATGAAGTGAAATTGGAGAAGAAATCATTTGAAATGATTGCCCTGCAACAACCCGTTTCTCAGGACTTGCGTACAGTTCTAACAGTCTTGAAGGCTGTATCTGACTTGGAACGTATGGGTGACCATGCCGTTTCTATTGCCAAGGCGGCAATTCGTATGAAGGGTGAGCAACGTATCCCAGCTGTTGAAGAAGAAATCAAGAGAATGGGTCGCGATGTTAAGAATTTCGTTGAAGCAGCCCTTGAACTCTATCTGAATGGTTCAGTGGATCAGGCCTATGAAGTAGCAGCCATGGACGAAAAAATCAACCATTATTTTGATAGCATTCGTGACTTGGCTACAGAAGAAATCAAGAAAAATCCAGATGCCATCGTTACAGGTCGTGATTACTTCCAAGTAATTGCCTTCTTGGAACGTATTGGAGACTATGCCAAGAATATCTGTGAATGGGTTGTTTACTTTGAAACAGGTAAGATTGTCGAACTATAA
- the murB gene encoding UDP-N-acetylmuramate dehydrogenase encodes MSVREKMLEILEGIDIRFKEPLHSYSYTKVGGEADYLVFPRNRFELARVVKFANQENIPWMVLGNASNIIVRDGGIRGFVILCDKLNNVSVDGYTIEAEAGANLIETTRIALRHSLTGFEFACGIPGSVGGAVFMNAGAYGGEIAHILQSCKVLTKDGEIETLSAKDLAFGYRHSAIQESGAVVLSAKFALAPGTHQVIKQEMDRLTHLRELKQPLEYPSCGSVFKRPVGHFAGQLISEAGLKGYRIGGVEVSEKHAGFMINVADGTAKDYEDLIESVIEKVKEHSGITLEREVRILGESK; translated from the coding sequence ATGTCTGTAAGAGAAAAAATGCTTGAAATCTTAGAAGGAATTGATATCCGTTTTAAGGAACCCTTGCATAGCTATAGTTATACAAAAGTAGGTGGAGAGGCCGATTATTTGGTCTTTCCACGAAATCGTTTTGAGTTGGCGCGCGTTGTTAAATTTGCCAACCAAGAAAATATTCCTTGGATGGTTCTTGGCAATGCTAGTAACATCATTGTTCGTGACGGTGGGATTCGTGGATTCGTCATCTTGTGTGACAAGCTCAATAATGTTTCTGTTGATGGCTATACTATTGAAGCAGAAGCTGGGGCTAATTTGATTGAGACAACTCGCATTGCCCTTCGTCATAGTTTGACTGGTTTTGAATTTGCTTGTGGCATTCCAGGGAGCGTTGGTGGCGCTGTCTTTATGAATGCAGGAGCCTATGGTGGCGAGATTGCCCACATCTTGCAGTCTTGTAAGGTCTTGACCAAGGATGGAGAAATCGAGACCCTGTCTGCCAAAGATTTGGCTTTTGGTTACCGCCATTCAGCCATTCAGGAGTCTGGTGCAGTTGTCTTGTCAGCTAAATTTGCCCTAGCCCCAGGAACCCATCAGGTTATCAAGCAGGAAATGGACCGCTTGACGCACCTACGTGAACTCAAGCAACCTTTGGAATATCCATCTTGTGGTTCGGTCTTTAAGCGTCCAGTAGGGCATTTTGCAGGTCAATTAATTTCAGAAGCTGGCTTGAAAGGCTATCGTATCGGTGGCGTAGAAGTGTCAGAAAAGCACGCAGGATTTATGATCAATGTTGCAGATGGAACGGCTAAAGACTACGAAGACTTGATTGAGTCTGTTATCGAAAAAGTCAAGGAACACTCAGGTATCACGCTTGAGAGAGAAGTCCGTATTTTAGGTGAAAGCAAGTAG
- a CDS encoding ABC transporter substrate-binding protein yields the protein MKSKKWIFVLCSFLASFLLVACQSGSNGSQSAVEAIKQKGKLVVATSPDYAPFEFQSLVDGKNQVVGADIDMAQAIADELGVKLEISSMSFDNVLTSLQTGKADLAVAGISATDERKEVFDFSIPYYENKISFLVRKSDVEKYKDLTSLESANIAAQKGTVPESMVKEQLPKAQLTSLTNMGEAVNELQTGKVDAVHMDEPVALSYATKNADLAVATVSLKMKDGEANAVALRKNSTDLKEVVDKVIQKLKDDGTYQKYLEKAASLTEVEE from the coding sequence ATGAAATCAAAAAAATGGATATTTGTTTTATGTAGTTTTCTTGCAAGTTTCCTCTTAGTAGCTTGCCAGTCGGGTTCTAATGGTTCTCAGTCAGCTGTTGAGGCCATTAAGCAAAAGGGGAAATTAGTTGTGGCGACTAGTCCTGACTATGCACCTTTTGAATTTCAATCCTTAGTTGACGGAAAAAACCAGGTAGTCGGTGCGGACATTGACATGGCCCAAGCTATCGCTGATGAACTTGGGGTGAAGTTGGAAATTTCAAGCATGAGTTTTGATAATGTCTTGACCAGTCTTCAAACTGGTAAGGCTGACCTAGCAGTTGCGGGAATTAGCGCTACTGACGAGAGAAAAGAAGTCTTTGATTTTTCAATCCCTTACTATGAAAACAAGATTAGTTTCTTGGTTCGTAAGTCTGATGTAGAAAAATACAAGGATTTAACTAGCCTTGAAAGTGCTAATATTGCAGCTCAAAAAGGGACTGTTCCAGAGTCTATGGTTAAGGAACAATTGCCAAAAGCTCAATTGACTTCCCTAACCAATATGGGGGAAGCAGTCAATGAATTGCAGACTGGAAAAGTAGATGCTGTTCACATGGATGAGCCTGTTGCCCTTAGCTATGCTACTAAAAACGCTGACTTAGCTGTCGCAACTGTCAGCTTGAAGATGAAGGACGGCGAAGCTAATGCAGTTGCCCTTAGAAAAAATAGTACTGATTTGAAAGAAGTGGTGGACAAGGTTATCCAAAAACTCAAGGATGACGGCACCTACCAAAAATATCTTGAAAAAGCAGCAAGTCTAACTGAGGTTGAAGAATAA